In the Acidimicrobiia bacterium genome, GATTGACCGCAATACCATGGCTGACCTCTCTTTGGCGAGCAAAGATTTGGCCGCCACCATTAATGAACATGTGGCGGGTATTTGTCGAGTGGCTAACCACCTCGCGGCCCACGGTTACAGAGACCGCACGCCACCTTGGCCGGGCACCATTTATTTTGAAGATGTGAGTGCCGAGTCAAGCTTTGAACTCATTGAGGTAATCGTTGGGGTGGTCTTGAGTGAAGGTCGTGGCAAGATTTTGGTTTAAACGGTAGCCATCAAGCGGGTTAGGGTTTTTTGCCAACTGGCGGCGATGCGTTTGTTGCTGTGCTGCTGGTCTTGTCTTTGTTGGTCCCAGGCTTCAAAGGAGGTCAAGGCGATGAGTGAGGCAAGCAGGTCTTCTTGGTCATCGGGGGAGTGGCTGCGCAACTCTTGGGCAAAGTGCTGGGCAAGTTGTTGGGTTTGGTTCTGGCGCTGCTGGTGCAAAGTGGTTTGAACGTCTGGTGTATCAAAGGCCCGCCAACGGATGAGTCGGGCAATGGGTCCGATGGCTTGGTACTGGGCGAGGCGGCTGGCCACCAGGGAGGTAATTTTTTCTTCGGTGGTGCCACAGGATATTTCTGGCAATTCAAAAAGGTGGGCAAAACGCTCCAAGCATTGTTGGGTGGCGTACTGGCGGAGGTCTTCTAAAGTCTCGAAGTATCGAAACAGCGTGGCCACGGAAATACCGGCGCGCTGGGCGACTTGCTGAGCAGTGGGTGGGGCGTGGCCTTCGTTAATTAGGTCAATCATGGCTTCTAAGGTGGCCAGGCGCCCTCGCTGGCTTCGAGCCCGCCGACCATCAATTGGTTGTGGTGCGCTGTGGGGTGGGGTGTGGGAGGCCATAAGAAGGTTTGAGCAAAGTATTGATACTGCTACTCGCATAAGTTATAGTCTGAAGCAGCCAAGAGCAAGCAAAAGGAAAAAATGCCCAACGCCCCAGAACCCTTCGCCGGCCGCATCGGAAGAACTCTCGCTGAGTCCACCCCAAGTTTCGTTGAGCCCCCGCACCCCGGCCAAGACGCTCCCAACGTGGTGGTAGTGCTGCTTGACGACACCGGTTTTGCCCAATTCGGTTGCTACGGCTCCGACATTGACACCCCGAACATCGACCAGTTGGCGGCCGGTGGCTTGCAGTTCACCAACTTCCACGTGACCCCCTTGTGTTCACCCACTCGAGCTTCATTGCTTACCGGCCGCTCGCAACACGCCGTAGGTATGCGCTCGGTGTCAAACTTCACCACGGGTTTTCCCCACCAACTCGGGCACATCTCGCCCCAAGCCTCTACCTTGGCCGAGGTATTAGGTGCCGCCGGTTACGCCACCTTTTGCACCGGCAAATGGCATCTGGCCCCCATGGAACAGTGCTCGGCCGCCGGCCCCTTTGACCACTGGCCGCTCGGAAAAGGTTTCGACCGTTTTTACGGTTTCCTAGAAGGGGAAACCGATCAGTTTTACCCAGAACTAGTTTCGGACAACCATCCAATAGACCCACCGGCTAAGCCTGAAGACGGCTATCACGTGAGCGAAGACCTCATTGACCAAACCTTACGGATGATCAGCGACAGCAAAGGGGTGCGCCCCGACCGGCCCTTTTTTGCTTACGTCCCGTTTGGTGCTACCCACGCCCCGCACCAAGCGCCCGAAGAGTACCTTGCTAAATATCGGGGCGCTTTTGATGAAGGCTGGGATGTAGTACGGCAGCGTTGGTTTGAGAAACAAATTGCCCTGGGGGTTATTTCCGAACAAACACAATTGGCGCCCCGTAACCCAGGTGTGGAGCCATGGGACGAACTCCCCGAAGTGCAACAGCGCCTGGCCGCCCGACTACAGGAAGCCTTCGCCGCCTTTCTTGATCACACCGATGATCAAATCGGCCGACTGGTGCAAGGTTTGGACGACCTCGGCCACCTCGACAACACGCTGCTAATTTTGTTAGCCGACAACGGAGCCTCACAAGAAGGTGGACCATTCGGGGTCATGCACGAGATGAAGTTCTTTAACGGGATTCTCGAAACCCCCGAAGAAGCCATCAAAGACATCGAAACCATCGGTGGACCTCAAAGCCACACCAACTACCCGTGGGGCTGGGCCCAATGCGGGAACTCTCCCTTCAAGTGGTACAAGCAAAACACCCACGAAGGCGGAGTGCATGTTCCCATGATCGTCCACTGGCCCCAAGGCGTCAATGAATCTGAACAAGGTACTAAACGCCACCAGTTTGTCAACGTGGCTGACATTGCCCCCACCATCTACGAGTTCCTTGGCATTGCGCCACCAGAAACCTTCAACGGCGTAGAGCAACTCCCGGTAACCGGTCACTCCTTTGCTCCGTTGCTCAACGCAGCAGACCACCCGGCGGTCAACACCTTGCAATATTTTGAGATGGCCGGTAGCCGCGCTCTGGTAGCCGAAAACTGGAAAGCAGTGTGTCGCCACCTGCCCGACGCCGACTACGACACCGAACCATGGGAACTCTACGACCTGGCCGTCGACGCCTCAGAATGCAACGACCTGGCTGATGCCCATCCCGAAAAACTTGAAGAACTCAAAGCTCTTTGGTGGGACGAAGCCCAACGCCACGGGGTTTTACCACTCGACGACCGTGGCCTTACGCTCTTTGGGCCACGTTTTCGTGATCTCTCGCCTCACCCCACCAGCCGGCGCTATGTCTACCGCCCGCCCATGTTGCCTATTCCCGCTCAGGCCTCGGCGGCTATTGGCGGGCGAAGTTTTGACCTTACGGCACAAGTTGACCGGCAAGCAGGTCAAGAGGGTGTGCTCTGGGCCACGGGTACCGAAAACTCTGGCATCAGTTTTTTCCTCTTGGACAGCCAATTGGTTATGGAATACAACGCCTTTGGTCAACGCACCGTAGTCAGAGGGCCCGGGCCGGTCCCCGAAGGAAACAGCACCCTAGTTGCCCAGTTGCGGCGCACCGGGGCCCGCACCGGCACCATGCAACTTTCCATAGATGGAAGCCCCGGAGCGCTGGCTGAGTTGCCTCTTTACATGGGGGTCATTTCTTCGGTGGGTTCCAGTATCGGCTACGACCACGGGTCCGCAGTGTCCACGCAATACCAAAGCCCCTTTGCCTTCGCTGGCACCTTGCAGCAAATAGAAATTGAGTTGCTCTCACGCCAGTCAATAGAAGCAGCACGCGCCCAAGCCCAAGCCGAAATGTCTCGGCAATAATCACCAAGAAAGTAGAAACCCATGGAAACCCTCCGCACCCCCGATGAGCGCTTTGCTGACCTCCCGGATTTCCCCTATGCCCCGCATTATGCAGAAATCAGCGACCAAGACGGCGGCACCTTGCGGGTGCATTACCTTGACGAAGGTCCCCGTGACGGCGCCCCGGTGCTGCTTTTGCACGGAGAACCCGTCTGGAGTTACCTCTACCGCTCAGTGATGCCCCCCCTGCTAGCGGCGGGCCACCGAGTCATTGTCCCCGACCAAGTTGGTTTTGGACGTAGCGATAAACCCACCCAGAAATCTGACTACACCTACGCTCGCCATGTGGCGTGGATGTCGGCGTTGATCTTTGACGAACTCAACCTTGAAGACATAACTTTTTTCGGCCAAGATTGGGGTGGCCTCATTGGGCTTCGTCTGGTAGCCGCCCAGCCTGAACGCTTTGCCCGGGTGGCCATTAGTAATACGGGGCTCCCCACCGGCGACCACCCGGCCAGCGAGGCCTTTTTACAGTGGCAAGCTTTTAGCCAAACCTCCCCAGAGTTTTCCGTCGGAAAGATCGCTAGCGGGGGGAGTGTTCAAGGGTTTTCTGAACAAACCATGGCCGCCTACGACGCTCCTTTTCCTGACGACAGTTACAAAGCAGGGGCCCGCATTTGGCCTTCTCTGGTCTGTACCTCTCCAGATGATGTGGAAGCCTCAGCCAATAGAGAAGCATGGGAAGCCTTAAAGAAGTTTGACCGGCCATTTCTTTGCTGCTTTGGCGACCAAGACCCCGTGACTCTTGGGGGAGATCGCCCCTTTAGGAAGCTCGTCCCCGGTGCGCAAAACCAACCCCACACCACCATGGAAGGTGGGGGACACTTCGTGCAAGAAGACTGCGGCCCCGAACTGGGCGCTCTCTTGGTTGATTTCATAAAGGCATGATCGAACTCACCGACCAAACCCAAGTGCCCCAAACGGCTACAGAAGTATGGGCTTTGCTTAGCGATTTTGGGGCCATCAGCGGTTGGGCAGACAACGTGGACCATTCCTGTTTGCTTTCCGACCAGACCTCGGGCTTGGGCACGGTGCGTCGTATTCAAAGTGGCCGCAACGTGGTGGTAGAAACCGTCACCATCTGGCAGCCAGAAACTTCGCTAGCTTACCGCATCACCGGACTGCCCCCGGTTAT is a window encoding:
- a CDS encoding TetR/AcrR family transcriptional regulator, with protein sequence MRVAVSILCSNLLMASHTPPHSAPQPIDGRRARSQRGRLATLEAMIDLINEGHAPPTAQQVAQRAGISVATLFRYFETLEDLRQYATQQCLERFAHLFELPEISCGTTEEKITSLVASRLAQYQAIGPIARLIRWRAFDTPDVQTTLHQQRQNQTQQLAQHFAQELRSHSPDDQEDLLASLIALTSFEAWDQQRQDQQHSNKRIAASWQKTLTRLMATV
- a CDS encoding arylsulfatase translates to MPNAPEPFAGRIGRTLAESTPSFVEPPHPGQDAPNVVVVLLDDTGFAQFGCYGSDIDTPNIDQLAAGGLQFTNFHVTPLCSPTRASLLTGRSQHAVGMRSVSNFTTGFPHQLGHISPQASTLAEVLGAAGYATFCTGKWHLAPMEQCSAAGPFDHWPLGKGFDRFYGFLEGETDQFYPELVSDNHPIDPPAKPEDGYHVSEDLIDQTLRMISDSKGVRPDRPFFAYVPFGATHAPHQAPEEYLAKYRGAFDEGWDVVRQRWFEKQIALGVISEQTQLAPRNPGVEPWDELPEVQQRLAARLQEAFAAFLDHTDDQIGRLVQGLDDLGHLDNTLLILLADNGASQEGGPFGVMHEMKFFNGILETPEEAIKDIETIGGPQSHTNYPWGWAQCGNSPFKWYKQNTHEGGVHVPMIVHWPQGVNESEQGTKRHQFVNVADIAPTIYEFLGIAPPETFNGVEQLPVTGHSFAPLLNAADHPAVNTLQYFEMAGSRALVAENWKAVCRHLPDADYDTEPWELYDLAVDASECNDLADAHPEKLEELKALWWDEAQRHGVLPLDDRGLTLFGPRFRDLSPHPTSRRYVYRPPMLPIPAQASAAIGGRSFDLTAQVDRQAGQEGVLWATGTENSGISFFLLDSQLVMEYNAFGQRTVVRGPGPVPEGNSTLVAQLRRTGARTGTMQLSIDGSPGALAELPLYMGVISSVGSSIGYDHGSAVSTQYQSPFAFAGTLQQIEIELLSRQSIEAARAQAQAEMSRQ
- a CDS encoding alpha/beta fold hydrolase, which produces METLRTPDERFADLPDFPYAPHYAEISDQDGGTLRVHYLDEGPRDGAPVLLLHGEPVWSYLYRSVMPPLLAAGHRVIVPDQVGFGRSDKPTQKSDYTYARHVAWMSALIFDELNLEDITFFGQDWGGLIGLRLVAAQPERFARVAISNTGLPTGDHPASEAFLQWQAFSQTSPEFSVGKIASGGSVQGFSEQTMAAYDAPFPDDSYKAGARIWPSLVCTSPDDVEASANREAWEALKKFDRPFLCCFGDQDPVTLGGDRPFRKLVPGAQNQPHTTMEGGGHFVQEDCGPELGALLVDFIKA
- a CDS encoding SRPBCC family protein: MIELTDQTQVPQTATEVWALLSDFGAISGWADNVDHSCLLSDQTSGLGTVRRIQSGRNVVVETVTIWQPETSLAYRITGLPPVIKLLSNAWTLESNSQGTLVTLATRIDAGPRPPQKVIAKAVGRKMAKAAEQMLSGLAAALTAPSASENSHE